In one window of Zhongshania aliphaticivorans DNA:
- the flgA gene encoding flagellar basal body P-ring formation chaperone FlgA, translating to MSPPLTAGATESHARIASTARAYIAARHPWQHMQHTINVQELDPRTKLAKCSTKLEAFLSTGARIKRRTTVGVRCKGSKPWKIYLPVTVEAFAKVMVARHPIPPNTDITARDISWSQRDISALGYGYLQSLGEHGGYRSRRSISQGAVLTPNMVRASDIVSKGQRVQLNSSTGPVSVSMMGVAMQSGSLGSRILVKNLNSGKQLEGVVKSENIVLLN from the coding sequence AGCCCCCCACTAACTGCGGGGGCCACTGAAAGTCATGCGCGGATAGCCAGCACAGCGCGTGCTTATATTGCCGCCCGTCACCCTTGGCAGCACATGCAACATACTATTAATGTTCAAGAATTAGACCCTAGGACCAAGCTTGCTAAATGCTCTACCAAACTAGAGGCATTCTTATCGACGGGAGCAAGAATCAAACGTCGTACTACGGTGGGTGTGCGCTGCAAAGGAAGTAAACCATGGAAAATTTACTTACCCGTAACAGTTGAGGCCTTCGCCAAGGTCATGGTTGCTCGTCATCCTATTCCACCGAACACTGACATTACCGCCCGCGATATTAGCTGGTCGCAACGTGATATATCAGCACTTGGGTATGGCTATCTGCAGTCTTTAGGAGAACACGGTGGTTACCGCAGCCGACGTAGCATTTCACAGGGCGCGGTATTAACACCCAATATGGTTCGAGCAAGCGACATCGTTAGCAAGGGCCAACGTGTGCAGCTCAATAGTAGTACCGGCCCAGTCAGCGTCAGTATGATGGGTGTTGCGATGCAAAGTGGCTCTTTGGGTTCGCGAATACTGGTCAAAAATCTAAACTCTGGTAAACAACTAGAGGGCGTGGTGAAATCTGAAAATATTGTACTACTTAACTAA
- the flgN gene encoding flagellar export chaperone FlgN gives MTELSDVLQLIHKHANALEAVLIEEAGHLKEPTSVEKIETLATQKMDLVQTLDQLAVRRKQLIQVPANLDLQNQDTDWQSTLAILARCQILNNQAGADIAVQSRYKQRALDILSNARTETPLYSASGATRTVSAGQALGKA, from the coding sequence ATGACTGAACTCAGCGATGTACTTCAATTAATTCATAAACACGCCAATGCACTAGAAGCAGTGTTAATTGAAGAGGCAGGTCACCTAAAAGAGCCAACTTCAGTTGAGAAAATTGAAACTTTGGCGACTCAAAAAATGGACTTGGTACAAACCCTGGATCAATTAGCGGTCCGCCGCAAACAGTTAATACAAGTACCCGCTAATCTCGACTTACAAAATCAGGACACTGATTGGCAAAGCACCCTAGCCATATTGGCTCGCTGCCAAATTTTGAACAATCAAGCTGGGGCCGACATTGCGGTACAGTCACGCTATAAACAACGTGCCTTGGATATTCTCAGTAATGCGCGAACAGAAACCCCGCTGTATAGTGCCAGTGGCGCCACTCGCACTGTCAGCGCTGGACAGGCACTAGGTAAAGCCTAA
- the flgM gene encoding flagellar biosynthesis anti-sigma factor FlgM, which yields MVDRIDGSSLSQLRKIEGGRGNGEKSDSVSTDSISASSGNPSSITETPLMERTRVQVNNSDGVDRQKVDAIKTAIRNGEFNIDASKVAEAMVNMETLTGA from the coding sequence ATGGTTGACCGAATAGATGGCTCATCGCTAAGCCAGCTCCGCAAAATCGAGGGTGGAAGAGGCAATGGCGAAAAATCGGACAGCGTAAGCACTGATTCCATATCAGCAAGCAGTGGCAACCCGTCATCAATCACGGAAACCCCACTCATGGAGCGTACCCGCGTGCAAGTAAACAATAGCGACGGTGTAGACCGCCAGAAAGTTGACGCCATTAAAACCGCTATCCGCAACGGTGAGTTTAATATCGATGCGTCTAAAGTAGCAGAAGCAATGGTTAACATGGAAACACTGACAGGCGCTTAA
- a CDS encoding GNAT family N-acetyltransferase — protein sequence MMIRKAVSSDKEQACGLVYSSGPAAFEHIFNRRHGPSVIDFLSAEFAKTKTMFSHRHHYVYELDGEVVGTIGCFDAASHGGTFLANAKAVFSNYGLRGILKGLLFELRLMKAPRKHCLYLCHVAVDPAYQGKGIAAKMINFMRAKAEEKGATYLSLDVAEQNTNALRLYQQMGFKLVNRNKSYSAKLDNHLYMELSL from the coding sequence ATGATGATACGAAAAGCTGTAAGCAGTGATAAGGAACAGGCTTGTGGTCTAGTTTATTCTTCTGGACCTGCCGCGTTTGAGCATATTTTTAATCGTCGTCACGGACCAAGCGTGATTGATTTTTTGAGTGCAGAATTCGCTAAGACAAAAACGATGTTTAGTCACCGTCATCATTATGTGTATGAACTTGATGGTGAAGTTGTTGGCACAATTGGGTGTTTTGATGCCGCGAGCCACGGCGGAACCTTCTTGGCTAACGCCAAGGCCGTTTTTAGCAATTATGGTTTGCGCGGTATTTTGAAGGGGCTATTATTTGAGTTGCGTTTAATGAAAGCGCCTCGGAAGCATTGTTTATATCTTTGTCATGTTGCTGTCGATCCAGCTTATCAAGGGAAGGGTATAGCGGCTAAGATGATTAATTTCATGAGAGCCAAGGCAGAGGAGAAGGGAGCGACTTACCTTAGCTTGGACGTTGCTGAACAAAACACCAACGCACTTCGTTTGTATCAGCAAATGGGGTTTAAGCTTGTTAATAGAAATAAAAGCTACAGTGCGAAATTAGATAATCATTTATATATGGAGTTAAGCCTTTAA
- the zwf gene encoding glucose-6-phosphate dehydrogenase encodes MNNSSASQLVIFGGTGDLALRKLQPALYKLQREGLLDDVTTIIALGRSANSNDNYRSQVKTKMQEFLPKHFWSEQHWQAFAAKLRYISLDVNTLKDYHVLADAIHQYPNSRTVFYLATLSTLYTSICRNLHSIGVVDPRSSVVLEKPLGHDLASCTEINHEVLQVFPESNIFRIDHYLGKETVQNLLVLRFGNALFGPLWNSQYIDNIQITVAEDIGVEGRGNFYAKTGALRDMVQNHILQLLCLVAMEPPANLRADTIRDEKVKVLQALRPITVDNVKAKTVRGQYTAGVVKTTAVSAFLDEAGFEDSSNTETFVALQADVHNWRWEGTPFYLRTGKRLTRRYSEIIVELKKHPFSLFEGDPNDLPNKLVIRLQPEENITLYKVNKKPGLGRQLKLEQVELNLDADIHDELQAHEAYERLLLDVLEGDQTLFMRRDEVEACWAWVDSIIDAWQNAGTKAKPYSAGSMGPNASLALPEKSGRSWHE; translated from the coding sequence ATGAATAACTCCTCTGCATCCCAACTGGTTATTTTTGGTGGCACCGGCGATCTAGCGCTACGCAAACTCCAACCCGCACTTTACAAACTCCAACGCGAAGGCCTACTTGATGATGTCACCACGATTATTGCCTTAGGTCGCAGTGCCAATAGCAACGACAACTACCGCTCGCAAGTGAAAACTAAGATGCAGGAGTTTTTACCTAAGCACTTCTGGAGCGAACAGCACTGGCAAGCCTTCGCCGCAAAATTACGCTATATCAGCTTGGACGTTAATACCTTGAAGGACTATCACGTATTAGCCGACGCCATACATCAATACCCTAATAGCCGCACGGTATTTTACCTTGCTACCTTATCAACACTGTATACCAGCATATGCCGCAATTTACACAGTATCGGCGTAGTAGATCCCCGCTCCAGTGTTGTACTAGAAAAACCCTTAGGGCATGACTTAGCTAGCTGTACTGAAATAAACCACGAGGTATTACAGGTATTCCCCGAGAGTAATATTTTCCGTATCGATCATTACCTTGGCAAAGAGACCGTACAGAACTTATTAGTTTTGCGATTCGGCAATGCGCTTTTTGGCCCTTTGTGGAATAGTCAATATATAGACAACATTCAAATCACAGTAGCAGAAGATATTGGGGTAGAAGGCCGCGGTAATTTTTATGCGAAAACCGGTGCATTGCGGGACATGGTACAAAACCATATTTTGCAACTGCTGTGTTTAGTCGCCATGGAGCCTCCCGCCAACCTTCGCGCAGACACGATTCGCGATGAAAAAGTCAAAGTATTGCAGGCGCTTCGTCCAATCACCGTTGACAATGTCAAAGCCAAAACCGTACGTGGGCAATATACAGCCGGCGTGGTAAAAACAACGGCGGTGTCCGCCTTCTTGGATGAAGCCGGATTTGAAGACAGCAGCAACACAGAAACCTTTGTCGCGCTGCAAGCCGATGTACACAATTGGCGCTGGGAAGGCACGCCATTTTACCTGCGCACGGGCAAGCGTTTAACGCGACGCTATTCTGAGATTATTGTTGAGTTAAAAAAGCACCCTTTCAGCTTATTTGAAGGCGACCCCAATGACCTGCCAAATAAATTGGTGATTCGCTTACAGCCTGAAGAAAATATCACCCTATATAAAGTGAATAAAAAACCGGGGCTGGGCCGACAATTGAAACTTGAACAGGTTGAGCTCAACCTAGACGCCGACATACACGACGAGCTGCAAGCACATGAAGCTTATGAACGGCTGTTGCTGGATGTATTAGAGGGCGATCAGACCCTCTTTATGCGCCGTGATGAAGTTGAAGCCTGTTGGGCATGGGTGGATAGTATTATTGACGCTTGGCAAAATGCGGGCACTAAAGCCAAGCCTTATTCGGCTGGCTCTATGGGGCCCAATGCGTCTCTCGCTTTACCCGAAAAAAGTGGGAGGAGCTGGCACGAATAA